From Rhodamnia argentea isolate NSW1041297 chromosome 10, ASM2092103v1, whole genome shotgun sequence, a single genomic window includes:
- the LOC115739171 gene encoding pentatricopeptide repeat-containing protein At4g01570 has translation MHHRHALKASKKPSSSRPHQLANTLLVASVAKTLSQSGTRNLGPDTVPVTDSLLRQILSHRSLHPSRKLEFFTWSRSLAHFGKHSASMYSHLFWVMCRAHQLEEVPLLLRLMKEDGVVADSWTFKLLLDAFIRSGKFDAALEILDHMEELGMRLNSHMYTSVLAALVRKGQVGLALSIFYKLLDSSNGEVSLPSAVAYNEVLVALRKADMRAEFRELFDKLRGKDGFELDAWGYNICIHAFGCWGDLPSCLRLFEEMKAKSLGSFGPDLCTYNSLIQSLCLAGKVRDALIVWGEMKGSGHDPDAFTYRILIQGCSKSYLIDDAARIFDEMQYNGFRPDVIAYNSLLDGLLKAKRVNEACQLFDKMVQEGIRATCWTYNILIDGLFKNGRAEGAYTIFCDLKKKGQFVDGITYSIVTVQLCKEGQLEEALKLVQEMEVRGFVVDLVTITSLLIGFHKHGWWDGMEMLMKHIRDGNLVPSVLKWQADMETAMERYKSKRKDYTPMFPSKGGFHEIMSLVGSPTVSEEPVTGDDEALCIDSDQWSSSPYMDRLASQVNAGDYTPQLFSLSKGPRVQGQGTSTLDTDMVNTFLSIFLAKGKLSLACKLFEMFTDMGIDPTSYTYNSLMSSFVKKGYFDEALGVLNEMGERVCPTDIVTYNLIIQGLGKMGKADLASAVLDKLMKHGGYLDVVMYNTLINALGKAGRIDEACKLFEQMRTSGICPDVVTFNTLIEVHSKAGRLKDAYKFLKMMLDAGVSPNHVTDTTLDFLGREIEKLRYQKASMVRVDTDDSVSG, from the coding sequence ATGCATCATCGTCATGCTCTCAAAGCCTCCAAGAAGCCGTCGTCTTCACGGCCTCACCAGTTGGCGAATACCCTCCTCGTCGCCTCCGTCGCCAAGACCCTCTCGCAGTCCGGGACCCGCAATCTCGGCCCGGACACCGTCCCGGTCACTGACTCTCTTCTCCGCCAGATCCTCTCCCACAGATCCCTCCACCCATCGAGAAAGCTCGAGTTCTTCACGTGGTCTCGCTCTCTCGCGCATTTCGGCAAACACTCGGCGAGCATGTACTCCCACCTGTTCTGGGTCATGTGCCGAGCCCACCAGCTCGAGGAGGTCCCTCTCCTGCTCCGCCTGATGAAGGAGGACGGCGTTGTCGCTGATTCTTGGACCTTCAAGCTCCTCCTCGATGCGTTCATCCGGTCGGGCAAGTTCGACGCCGCGCTCGAGATTCTCGATCACATGGAAGAGCTCGGCATGAGGCTGAATTCCCATATGTATACTTCGGTGCTCGCCGCGCTCGTAAGGAAGGGCCAGGTGGGTCTGGCGCTGTCGATTTTCTATAAGCTCTTGGACAGTTCAAATGGCGAGGTTTCGCTCCCAAGCGCGGTCGCGTACAATGAGGTGCTCGTCGCTCTTAGGAAGGCGGACATGAGAGCCGAGTTCAGGGAGTTGTTTGACAAATTGAGAGGGAAGGATGGGTTTGAGTTGGATGCTTGGGGTTATAACATTTGCATTCACGCGTTCGGCTGTTGGGGCGATTTGCCGTCTTGTCTGCGCCTTTTCGAAGAGATGAAGGCAAAGAGTTTGGGTTCATTCGGGCCCGATTTGTGCACCTATAATAGCTTGATCCAGTCGCTCTGCTTGGCCGGCAAGGTCAGAGACGCGCTGATTGTGTGGGGGGAAATGAAAGGGTCTGGCCACGACCCTGATGCCTTTACGTATAGAATTCTCATTCAAGGCTGCTCGAAATCATACCTTATTGATGATGCCGCCAGAATTTTCGATGAAATGCAGTACAATGGATTTCGACCGGATGTGATTGCTTATAATTCTCTCCTAGATGGACTTCTTAAGGCAAAGAGAGTGAACGAGGCGTGCCAACTTTTCGATAAGATGGTTCAGGAAGGAATAAGGGCCACATGCTGGACATACAACATCCTCATTGACGGGCTATTCAAGAATGGAAGGGCCGAGGGAGCGTATACGATATTCTGCGACTTGAAGAAAAAGGGTCAGTTTGTGGACGGCATTACTTATAGCATTGTCACGGTGCAGCTCTGTAAGGAAGGTCAACTCGAGGAAGCTCTTAAACTGGTGCAAGAAATGGAAGTCAGAGGTTTTGTCGTGGACCTGGTCACGATAACTTCCCTCTTGATTGGATTTCACAAGCACGGTTGGTGGGATGGGATGGAGATGCTCATGAAGCACATTAGGGACGGAAATCTGGTCCCAAGCGTTCTCAAGTGGCAAGCCGACATGGAGACTGCGATGGAGCGTTATAAGAGCAAAAGAAAGGATTACACTCCAATGTTCCCATCTAAAGGTGGCTTCCATGAAATTATGAGTCTGGTGGGTTCTCCTACTGTCTCGGAAGAGCCCGTGACTGGAGATGATGAGGCTTTGTGTATCGATTCTGATCAGTGGTCATCGTCCCCATACATGGATCGGTTGGCTAGTCAAGTGAATGCCGGGGATTATACTCCTCAGCTGTTTTCGCTTTCAAAAGGGCCACGTGTTCAAGGCCAAGGGACCAGCACGTTAGATACCGACATGGTCAATACCTTCTTATCGATCTTTCTAGCGAAGGGAAAGTTGAGCTTGGCCTGCAAGTTGTTTGAGATGTTCACCGATATGGGCATCGACCCAACGAGCTACACGTACAACTCCCTGATGAGCTCCTTTGTCAAGAAAGGCTATTTCGACGAGGCATTGGGCGTGCTCAACGAGATGGGTGAGCGGGTGTGCCCCACAGACATCGTGACATACAACCTGATCATTCAGGGGCTCGGCAAGATGGGGAAAGCGGACCTAGCAAGTGCGGTCCTGGACAAGCTAATGAAGCACGGGGGTTACCTAGACGTAGTAATGTACAACACGCTGATTAACGCCTTGGGGAAAGCTGGTAGGATCGACGAAGCATGCAAGCTTTTCGAGCAGATGAGGACAAGTGGGATTTGCCCCGACGTCGTGACGTTTAACACGCTAATTGAAGTGCACAGCAAGGCAGGGCGTTTGAAGGACGCATACAAGTTCCTGAAAATGATGCTCGATGCCGGGGTCTCCCCTAACCATGTGACCGACACGACTTTGGATTTTCTCGGGAGGGAGATCGAAAAACTAAGGTATCAGAAGGCTTCAATGGTGCGCGTGGACACAGATGATTCTGTTTCTGGTTAA
- the LOC115739182 gene encoding anthranilate synthase beta subunit 2, chloroplastic-like yields MAAAGMPRCSLKYPRPSFSHKTLQDPRLNSLFVIGHTSKLSFVGQNKRKFVAKARSLSNSKLNSRSPVSIRKSDEPIIVIDNYDSFTYNLCQYLGELGCKFEVYRNDELTVEELKSKKPRGVLISPGPGTPQDSGISLQTVLELGPMVPLFGVCMGLQCIGEAFGGKIVRSPYGVMHGKSSLVYYDEKGEDGLFSGLSNPFTAGRYHSLVIDKESFPGEVLEVTAWTEDGLIMAARHKTYKHLQGVQFHPESIITNEGKTIVRNFVRLIETKEAEAQN; encoded by the exons ATGGCTGCTGCTGGGATGCCTCGCTGCTCTCTCAAGTACCCAAGGCCTTCCTTCTCTCATAAAACCCTGCAAGATCCTCGCTTAAATAGCCTCTTTGTGATTGGCCACACCTCAA agctgagttttgtgggacaaaataaaagaaaatttgttgcaAAGGCCAGATCTTTATCTAATTCTAAGTTGAATTCCAGGTCTCCTGTGTCCATTAGAAAGAGTGATGAACCAATCATTGTCATTGACAATTATGACAGTTTCACTTACAACCTTTGCCAG TATTTGGGAGAGCTGGGTTGTAAGTTTGAGGTTTACCGGAATGATGAATTGACTGTGGAGGAATTGAAAAG CAAAAAGCCAAGAGGAGTGCTTATATCCCCAGGACCAG GTACACCCCAGGATTCTGGAATCTCTTTGCAGACTGTTCTTGAACTGGGGCCCATGGTTCCACTCTTTGGAGTATGCATGGGTCTACAATGCATTGGGGAGGCCTTTGGAG GGAAGATTGTGCGTTCTCCTTACGGTGTGATGCATGGAAAAAGTTCCCTTGTGTATTATGACGAGAAGGGAGAAGATGGCTTATTTTCTGGATTATCAAA CCCTTTCACTGCTGGTAGATACCACAGCCTAGTGATCGATAAGGAGAGTTTTCCTGGTGAAGTTCTGGAGGTCACAGCATGGACCGAAGATGGACTGATTATGGCCGCTCGTCACAAAACTTACAAGCATCTACAG GGTGTCCAATTTCATCCAGAAAGCATCATAACCAACGAAGGCAAGACGATTGTTCGTAATTTCGTCAGATTGATTGAGACCAAAGAGGCTGAAGCTCAGAACTAG